From Deltaproteobacteria bacterium, a single genomic window includes:
- a CDS encoding flagellar hook-basal body protein, which translates to MNKDIYTSASGGLVANRRIEILSNNLANVSTVGFKAQRLISRAQSFDETLANALSNMPQNAAANFERAPGVINVGTSTDFSPGPIAETGNGLDVALRTPNHFFAIQTPDGEAYTRAGNFALNADGTLVTQDGLPVSGEGGAISIGQATQPQILANGNVIAAGQIVGRLKTVAIDNLESLSRIGSTRFKISGNGRATAVEADVVPHSLEMPNVSVIEAMVEMISAQRAFEAYTKTVREIDDLNDRAIRSAATRV; encoded by the coding sequence ATGAATAAGGACATTTACACTTCAGCATCGGGTGGCTTAGTTGCGAACCGGCGCATTGAAATACTTAGCAACAACTTGGCAAACGTAAGTACGGTTGGCTTTAAAGCACAACGACTCATCTCTCGCGCACAATCCTTTGATGAGACCCTTGCGAACGCCTTGTCGAACATGCCGCAAAATGCTGCAGCGAACTTCGAACGCGCCCCAGGGGTAATAAATGTTGGGACATCTACGGATTTCTCCCCCGGTCCTATTGCAGAAACTGGAAATGGCCTGGATGTGGCGCTTCGAACTCCTAATCACTTTTTTGCCATCCAAACTCCCGATGGCGAAGCGTACACTAGAGCAGGTAATTTTGCGCTCAATGCCGACGGCACCCTGGTAACCCAAGACGGTTTGCCCGTATCCGGAGAAGGCGGCGCAATATCAATTGGACAAGCAACTCAACCGCAAATTCTTGCAAATGGAAACGTAATAGCGGCTGGACAAATAGTTGGACGCCTAAAAACCGTTGCAATTGATAATCTAGAAAGCCTTAGCAGAATCGGCTCAACTAGATTTAAAATATCAGGTAACGGTCGTGCGACCGCCGTAGAGGCGGACGTCGTGCCACATTCGCTAGAAATGCCAAATGTTTCGGTCATCGAGGCAATGGTTGAAATGATATCGGCTCAACGAGCCTTCGAAGCGTACACAAAAACAGTTAGAGAAATCGATGACTTAAACGACAGAGCAATAAGATCAGCAGCAACTCGCGTATAA
- the asnS gene encoding asparagine--tRNA ligase produces the protein MSQFLTRKTISQLLRDGAVGSSVEINGWVRTRRDAKEMSFLEVNDGSCLANIQIIVDRSISRLDTCVQEANTGAAVQVEGELVLSPAKGQRVEVKATSLNLIGPADANDYPLQKKRHSFEFLRTIAHLRPRTNTFGAVFRLRHAAAFAIHKFFHDRGFVCVHTPIITTSDCEGAGKMFRVTTLDPTVAISANVEDKNARETFFSNDFFGREASLSVSGQLEAELFATALSKVYTFGPTFRAENSNTPRHLAEFWMVEPEMAFCDLQGDMEVAEDFVRSVIQYVLENCQDDMKFFDQWVEKGIINSLEQVASAKFEVITYTEAINCLAKCGRSFEYPISWGADIQTEHERYLTEEYIGRPVFVTNYPKEIKAFYMRLDEGEKTVSAMDLLVPRLGEIIGGSQREDRKDVLLKRLAESGLDENNYWWYLDLRRYGSVPHAGFGLGFERLLMYLSGMSNIRDVIPFPRTPGNANF, from the coding sequence ATGTCGCAGTTCTTGACGAGAAAAACAATTAGTCAGTTGCTAAGAGACGGGGCAGTTGGAAGTTCGGTTGAGATCAATGGGTGGGTTAGGACGCGACGAGATGCCAAAGAGATGTCGTTTCTCGAGGTAAACGACGGAAGTTGCCTGGCCAACATACAAATTATCGTAGACCGAAGCATCTCAAGACTGGATACCTGTGTCCAAGAGGCCAATACCGGTGCAGCGGTGCAAGTTGAGGGCGAATTGGTACTGTCTCCAGCTAAAGGACAGCGAGTTGAGGTTAAGGCTACTAGCCTTAACCTCATTGGCCCAGCCGACGCCAATGATTATCCCTTGCAAAAGAAGCGCCACTCGTTTGAATTTTTGCGAACCATTGCTCATTTGAGACCGCGAACAAATACGTTTGGTGCAGTGTTTCGTCTGCGACATGCGGCGGCGTTTGCAATACACAAATTTTTTCACGATAGGGGGTTTGTTTGCGTGCATACTCCCATAATCACCACCTCAGATTGTGAGGGGGCCGGGAAAATGTTTAGAGTTACTACGCTGGATCCTACGGTAGCCATATCGGCTAACGTAGAAGACAAAAACGCAAGAGAGACTTTTTTTAGCAATGATTTTTTTGGTCGCGAGGCTAGCCTTTCGGTTTCTGGGCAGCTAGAAGCCGAGCTCTTCGCTACGGCTTTAAGCAAGGTGTACACATTCGGGCCTACTTTTAGAGCGGAGAACTCGAATACTCCAAGGCATTTAGCGGAGTTCTGGATGGTTGAGCCGGAAATGGCGTTTTGCGATTTGCAGGGCGATATGGAAGTGGCAGAGGACTTTGTTAGGTCTGTAATTCAATACGTCCTGGAGAATTGCCAAGACGACATGAAGTTCTTTGACCAGTGGGTTGAAAAGGGGATTATTAATTCGCTAGAGCAGGTTGCTTCGGCAAAATTTGAAGTTATTACTTATACCGAGGCAATAAACTGTTTGGCAAAATGCGGTCGATCGTTTGAATATCCCATTTCGTGGGGCGCGGATATACAGACTGAGCATGAGCGCTATTTGACGGAGGAATACATAGGTAGGCCAGTTTTTGTGACTAATTATCCAAAAGAAATAAAGGCATTTTACATGCGGTTGGATGAGGGAGAAAAAACAGTCAGCGCTATGGATTTATTAGTGCCGCGATTGGGAGAAATTATTGGCGGTTCCCAGCGCGAGGATCGCAAGGATGTTTTGCTTAAAAGGTTAGCTGAGTCTGGCTTAGATGAAAATAATTACTGGTGGTACCTAGATCTTAGAAGGTACGGAAGCGTTCCGCACGCCGGGTTTGGGTTAGGGTTTGAGCGTTTGCTTATGTATTTAAGTGGTATGAGCAATATCAGGGACGTGATTCCTTTTCCGCGTACGCCTGGCAATGCTAATTTTTAA
- a CDS encoding response regulator transcription factor yields MASVIIADDHVVLRQGLRALLSSLENVEVVAEAGDGFEVVSLVQRYMPDILILDLSMPNLGGMEAISRLRKLKNDTKILVLSAHDDDSSVRAVMRAGANGFVPKTAKSSELEFAITAVLAGKNYLSPSVCSSILGFGINSREEDCSPLAVLTDREREVMKLLSEGERNKAIAKKLHISPRTVDSHRANIMKKLSANSNAELVHIALKHGLID; encoded by the coding sequence ATGGCAAGTGTAATTATAGCAGATGATCATGTTGTTCTTAGACAGGGCTTAAGGGCACTGCTTAGTAGTCTCGAGAACGTGGAGGTAGTCGCTGAGGCCGGAGATGGCTTTGAAGTTGTGTCTCTGGTGCAGAGATATATGCCTGACATATTGATTCTAGATCTTTCGATGCCAAACCTTGGCGGGATGGAGGCCATCTCTCGTCTTAGAAAGCTAAAAAATGATACCAAAATTTTAGTTCTATCGGCACACGACGATGATTCTTCAGTTCGCGCAGTAATGCGAGCGGGGGCCAATGGATTCGTTCCTAAGACGGCAAAATCAAGCGAACTGGAATTTGCGATCACGGCTGTTTTAGCTGGCAAGAATTACTTAAGCCCAAGCGTTTGTAGCTCCATTCTGGGCTTCGGCATTAATAGCCGCGAAGAAGATTGTTCTCCGCTTGCTGTTTTAACGGATAGAGAACGAGAAGTGATGAAGTTATTGAGTGAGGGCGAGCGGAATAAGGCAATCGCAAAAAAGCTTCACATATCGCCGCGCACTGTGGATAGCCATAGAGCGAACATTATGAAAAAGCTCAGTGCAAATAGCAATGCCGAACTCGTTCATATTGCCTTAAAGCATGGACTAATTGACTAG
- a CDS encoding sugar transferase, translating to MLVPKEISRTAVLSEIPLPPRGETYAVLPTAVSSKNFYRLSSSNLYARNERVRLTYDAIKPILDFSVAIALLIALLPLFLAVAVAIKLTSSGPVILKQKRLTKDGQVFIMYKFRTMRNDAERNTGAVWASEHDPRITPLGKYLRNFRLDELPQLLNVIFGDMSLIGPRPERPELACQIAEKIPEFYRRLEVKAGITGLAQVAHRYASSLDDYQTKMFYDINYVNNRSFLLDLLIAAKTLRVVITGAGAR from the coding sequence ATGTTAGTACCGAAGGAAATAAGTCGTACTGCTGTGCTTTCCGAAATTCCGTTGCCTCCGCGTGGCGAAACTTATGCCGTGCTCCCCACTGCTGTTTCTTCAAAAAATTTCTATAGACTTAGCAGCTCTAACCTTTACGCGCGAAACGAGCGCGTTCGCCTAACTTACGATGCGATCAAGCCGATTTTAGACTTTTCAGTTGCCATTGCTCTACTGATAGCTTTGCTGCCGTTATTTCTCGCCGTGGCCGTAGCAATAAAGCTAACATCGTCTGGGCCGGTAATATTGAAACAGAAACGGCTTACCAAAGATGGGCAGGTCTTTATTATGTACAAGTTTAGGACTATGAGAAACGATGCTGAACGCAACACCGGCGCAGTCTGGGCAAGCGAACATGACCCAAGAATTACTCCTCTGGGAAAATATTTGCGAAATTTTAGACTTGACGAGCTCCCCCAGTTGCTAAACGTCATTTTTGGAGACATGAGCTTAATTGGCCCCAGGCCTGAACGTCCTGAACTAGCTTGTCAAATCGCCGAGAAAATTCCTGAATTTTATCGCCGACTAGAGGTAAAAGCAGGCATAACAGGTTTAGCACAGGTAGCTCATAGGTATGCCTCATCCCTGGATGATTACCAAACAAAAATGTTTTACGATATTAACTATGTAAACAACCGCTCATTTTTGCTAGATTTACTGATAGCGGCAAAAACTCTACGAGTTGTCATTACTGGCGCAGGAGCTCGGTAA
- a CDS encoding methyltransferase domain-containing protein → MANNYLTFYKQLPKRFVEMGSVCPSSRWLAKDMVRPLAEKVGAKRILEVGAGTGPFTRKILAEMGPDDTLSICEINAFLLNQLKKSLEGNSHYLAHKDRIVFVRGSIEDLPSLYPDAEFDVIVSGLPFSNFSPNDVENILNLLCKMLAKNGCLSFFEYIGIRKFGNFAPSAKHRARIRGVESIIRKWKLEASRSGAVTTNISLLNIPPALAVHYVRSDGPNSNSPLVN, encoded by the coding sequence ATGGCTAACAATTATTTAACATTTTACAAGCAACTGCCGAAGCGTTTTGTCGAAATGGGAAGTGTTTGTCCCAGCTCGCGGTGGCTAGCAAAGGATATGGTTCGACCGCTTGCAGAAAAAGTCGGGGCCAAGAGAATTTTAGAGGTTGGGGCGGGAACTGGGCCATTTACGCGAAAAATTCTTGCAGAAATGGGCCCGGATGACACTTTATCAATTTGCGAAATAAACGCTTTTCTACTCAATCAGCTAAAGAAAAGCCTCGAGGGAAACTCGCATTACCTTGCGCATAAGGATCGCATTGTCTTCGTAAGGGGCTCTATTGAAGATCTTCCTTCGCTTTATCCAGATGCGGAATTTGACGTCATTGTATCGGGTCTGCCGTTCTCTAACTTTTCGCCAAACGACGTCGAAAATATTTTAAACCTTTTGTGCAAGATGCTCGCTAAAAATGGATGTCTTTCTTTTTTCGAGTACATTGGGATTAGAAAATTTGGCAATTTTGCGCCGAGCGCAAAGCATCGAGCGCGAATTCGCGGCGTGGAATCTATAATTAGAAAATGGAAACTCGAAGCTAGCAGATCGGGAGCGGTAACGACTAATATTTCGCTTTTAAACATACCGCCTGCACTGGCTGTCCACTACGTGCGAAGCGATGGGCCTAATTCCAATTCGCCCCTAGTCAATTAG
- the flgG gene encoding flagellar basal-body rod protein FlgG has translation MLRSLFTAATGMLAQQLNLDVIANNLANVNTSGFKKSRADFQDLMYQIMQEPGSSATQQGTSPTGIQVGLGVRPEAVGKIFSQGDFESTGHQLDMAVEGEGFFQITLPNGNTAYTRSGAFKLNEEGAVVNSDGFQLEPAITIPPDALSITIASDGIVTVRQPGATAPTQVGQVQTVRFQNAAGLRASGRNLYEETESSGTASAGTPGEDGFGTIAQGFLESSNVSVVEEIVKMVTGQRAYEANSKVIQTADQILSNAVNIKR, from the coding sequence ATGCTTAGATCACTATTTACAGCCGCCACTGGCATGCTGGCTCAACAGCTAAATTTGGATGTAATCGCTAACAACCTAGCTAACGTCAACACCAGCGGCTTTAAAAAGAGCCGCGCTGATTTTCAGGACTTGATGTACCAAATCATGCAAGAACCTGGTAGCTCAGCCACTCAGCAGGGCACCAGCCCCACAGGAATACAGGTAGGCTTGGGCGTTCGCCCAGAAGCCGTTGGCAAAATCTTTTCCCAGGGCGACTTTGAGTCCACTGGTCATCAACTGGATATGGCCGTCGAGGGCGAGGGCTTTTTCCAGATAACACTTCCCAACGGCAACACCGCCTACACGAGAAGCGGAGCTTTTAAATTAAACGAGGAGGGAGCTGTAGTTAATTCAGATGGCTTTCAACTAGAGCCAGCAATTACAATTCCACCGGATGCTCTTAGCATTACCATAGCAAGCGACGGCATAGTAACAGTTAGACAGCCCGGCGCAACCGCGCCAACGCAGGTAGGGCAAGTGCAAACGGTGCGATTTCAAAATGCGGCTGGCTTGCGCGCTTCCGGCAGAAATCTATACGAGGAGACCGAATCTTCGGGAACTGCCTCGGCTGGAACTCCCGGCGAAGATGGCTTTGGCACCATTGCTCAAGGATTCTTAGAGAGTTCCAATGTTAGCGTAGTAGAAGAAATTGTAAAAATGGTGACGGGACAGCGCGCCTACGAAGCAAATTCCAAGGTAATTCAAACCGCTGATCAAATCCTGTCTAATGCAGTTAATATTAAGAGATAA
- a CDS encoding glycosyltransferase — protein sequence MKTSREPVYLNAQGAYSELTVIIPTLNEASVIGFLLDDLAKRYSGATVLVVDDVSSDGTQQVVLERVSVLGSGGGCCSVELLERRGALVRGICASVIDAIYCCKTKFFLVMDGDFQHPPSEVAKLFSKLIDGADLVVANRLSRYFGHSVLRSIISRIATALARVSLRRRGIVVSDPMSGFFGGKTSFVVGILKTSSVNFELRGYKILFDILRFFPPNASIAHVHYRFGCREVGKSKLGVRHAVCFVRSLVKDISAGKKNS from the coding sequence TTGAAGACAAGTCGTGAGCCTGTTTATCTGAATGCACAAGGTGCGTATTCAGAGCTAACAGTCATTATCCCTACTTTAAATGAGGCCTCCGTTATTGGCTTTCTTTTAGATGATCTGGCTAAGAGATACTCTGGCGCCACTGTCCTTGTTGTGGATGATGTTAGCAGCGATGGGACGCAACAAGTTGTCTTGGAGCGAGTAAGCGTCTTAGGCTCCGGTGGAGGATGTTGTAGTGTGGAATTGTTGGAAAGGCGAGGTGCTTTAGTCAGGGGAATATGTGCTAGCGTCATCGATGCTATTTATTGTTGCAAAACGAAATTTTTCTTAGTGATGGATGGCGATTTTCAACATCCTCCGTCGGAAGTTGCAAAGTTATTTTCTAAACTAATAGACGGAGCAGATTTGGTAGTTGCAAATAGGCTTTCGAGGTATTTTGGACATTCTGTTTTGCGAAGTATTATTTCAAGGATTGCCACTGCGCTTGCGCGCGTTAGCCTAAGGCGAAGAGGGATTGTGGTAAGCGACCCGATGTCAGGTTTTTTTGGTGGCAAGACGAGTTTTGTAGTTGGCATACTAAAAACTAGCTCTGTTAATTTCGAATTGCGGGGATATAAAATTCTTTTTGACATATTGAGATTTTTTCCGCCAAATGCCTCGATTGCCCATGTGCATTATCGATTTGGCTGTCGAGAGGTGGGTAAATCAAAGCTAGGAGTACGCCACGCAGTTTGTTTTGTTAGGTCTTTAGTCAAAGATATTTCTGCGGGAAAGAAAAATTCTTAG
- the flgA gene encoding flagellar basal body P-ring formation protein FlgA, whose amino-acid sequence MQLARKTSLMHLLFKRLLRPRCCCLAVALVVIYMPFWAIAEEGSSQANSERPTLVINNVVTINASELTLGDVGQIKSASVTDNDLANRLRAVKLGPAPTPGSSLVLLGDNILQSINSSGIDSETIGYFIPAKVRVERSGRQLLPAEVLDIVRAKLHINGKSDLRVREVKFPESYIIPNGPTRIAVEALGQPSGGIVPLRIEVYVAEQSAARFLASAVVDYWTDIPVLARDIERGMLIEHDDLQIVRLNRNKFADNIVDNSESIIGRRAKAHLRAGEPLRSNLIDIPAVVSKGARISVIYNAAGINASVTAIAMEDGLKGETIRFRNDSSNKVIKAIVKSPQHAEVANP is encoded by the coding sequence ATGCAACTTGCACGAAAGACTTCGCTCATGCACTTGCTTTTTAAAAGATTGCTTCGCCCTAGATGCTGCTGTCTCGCAGTTGCTCTTGTTGTGATATATATGCCGTTTTGGGCGATCGCCGAGGAAGGTAGTTCGCAGGCGAATTCGGAACGACCCACGCTAGTAATTAACAATGTAGTAACCATCAATGCCAGTGAACTCACCTTAGGCGACGTGGGACAAATAAAATCAGCAAGCGTCACCGACAATGATTTGGCAAATAGGCTACGCGCTGTGAAGCTCGGCCCTGCTCCGACTCCGGGCTCCTCCCTAGTTTTGTTAGGCGATAACATTCTTCAGTCCATCAACAGTAGCGGAATAGACAGCGAAACAATAGGCTATTTCATTCCAGCTAAGGTGAGAGTAGAAAGGTCCGGACGGCAGCTCTTGCCTGCTGAAGTCTTAGACATTGTGCGAGCTAAGTTACACATTAACGGCAAGAGCGATTTAAGAGTGCGCGAGGTTAAATTTCCCGAGAGCTACATAATACCGAATGGCCCAACGCGCATTGCGGTAGAAGCATTGGGGCAACCATCGGGCGGCATAGTACCTTTAAGGATTGAAGTTTACGTTGCCGAACAAAGCGCGGCTCGCTTTCTCGCTTCGGCGGTCGTCGATTATTGGACGGATATTCCCGTACTAGCGAGAGACATCGAGAGAGGAATGCTAATTGAGCATGACGATCTGCAAATAGTCAGGCTTAACCGAAATAAGTTTGCAGATAATATTGTAGACAATTCGGAATCCATAATAGGCCGTCGGGCAAAGGCACATTTGCGAGCTGGCGAGCCTCTGCGAAGCAACCTCATAGATATCCCAGCAGTTGTTTCCAAAGGGGCTCGAATCTCGGTAATCTACAATGCTGCCGGCATAAATGCGTCCGTTACGGCAATAGCCATGGAGGATGGATTAAAAGGTGAGACCATCCGCTTTAGGAATGATAGCTCGAACAAAGTAATTAAAGCAATTGTGAAGAGTCCACAGCATGCGGAGGTGGCAAATCCATGA